One region of Oncorhynchus nerka isolate Pitt River linkage group LG22, Oner_Uvic_2.0, whole genome shotgun sequence genomic DNA includes:
- the lg22h5orf15 gene encoding keratinocyte-associated transmembrane protein 2 isoform X1, which produces MATCRKMRRSWKIQCFVFILLQLFTPNCISAPPATQNAVSLDPGVDDLEPLATASKDAETAIATGTTDGKADTVTSDNAATVMKAVTADAKDAAAPPIKDAAAPPIKDAAAPPIKDAAAPPIKDAAAPPIKDAAAPPIKDAAAPPIKDAAAPPIKDAAAPPIKDAAATPSKDAAATPSKDAAATPSKDAAATPIEDTPIDGVIARDDAPYTKGEVIDESTAIIAETTVGKYAITADKNKTKFDKSGLTPEKLPPKPADSDADAAITAAPATSTTTVKAPEPAKPILEKPSPASNTKLVGPMDATEDEQESDQVPINTLESQTETDMYNRENEEEGGEDYDMEPAVKVPLDQDRNQNFGGQDLNEENDDGMVDADDDQVVLSPAKSAGKIDVRMKDTNIYTTQDEDSHFFFHLVILAFLVTIVYITYHNKRKIFLLAQSRRWRDGLCSRNNVEYHRLDQNVNEAMPSLKMTQDYIF; this is translated from the exons ATGGCGACTTGCAGGAAGATGAGACGTAGCTGGAAAATTCAATGTTTCGTGTTTATCTTGTTACAACTGTTTACTCCCAACTGTATTTCGGCTCCGCCGGCAACCCAAAACG CAGTTTCTCTGGATCCAGGAGTTGATGATTTAGAACCTTTGGCAACAGCCAGCAAGGATGCAGAAACAGCCATCGCCACTGGTACAACAGACGGCAAAGCAGACACAGTAACCAGTGACAATGCTGCAACAGTAATGAAGGCTGTAACAGCAGATGCAAAGGACGCTGCCGCCCCACCCATCAAGGACGCTGCCGCCCCACCCATCAAGGACGCTGCCGCCCCACCCATCAAGGACGCTGCCGCCCCACCCATCAAGGACGCTGCCGCCCCACCCATCAAGGACGCTGCCGCCCCACCCATCAAGGACGCTGCCGCCCCACCCATCAAGGACGCTGCCGCCCCACCCATCAAGGACGCTGCCGCCCCACCCATCAAGGACGCTGCCGCCACACCCAGCAAGGACGCTGCCGCCACACCCAGCAAGGACGCTGCCGCCACACCCAGCAAGGACGCTGCCGCCACACCTATAGAAGACACACCTATCGATGGTGTAATAGCACGTGATGATGCACCATACACCAAAGGGGAGGTTATAGATGAATCCACTGCCATTATTGCTGAAACAACTGTTGGCAAGTATGCAATAACTGCAGACAAGAACAAAACCAAATTTGATAAATCAGGACTGACTCCTGAAAAATTACCTCCCAAACCTGCTGATTCAGATGCTGATGCTGCCATAACTGCAGCTCCagccaccagcaccaccacagtCAAAGCCCCAGAGCCTGCCAAGCCCATCCTGGAGAAACCAAGCCCTGCCTCTAACACCAAGCTCGTCGGCCCCATGGACGCAACAGAGGATGAGCAAGAGAGCGATCAAGTGCCTATCAACACCCTGGAGTCCCAGACCGAGACAGACATGTACAACAGAGAAAATGAGGAAGAAGGTGGTGAAGACTATGACATGGAACCAGCTGTTAAGGTCCCTCTGGACCAGGACCGGAACCAGAACTTTGGCGGCCAAGACCTCAACGAAGAGAACGATGACGGCATGGTGGACGCCGACGATGACCAGGTGGTGCTCAGCCCAGCAAAGAGTGCTGGCAAGATAGATGTACGTATGAAGGACACCAACATCTACACCACCCAGGACGAGGACTCCCACTTCTTCTTCCACCTGGTCATCCTGGCCTTCCTTGTGACCATTGTATACATCACCTACCACAACAAGAGGAAG atcttCCTGCTAGCCCAGAGTCGGCGCTGGAGGGACGGCCTGTGTTCTCGCAACAATGTGGAGTATCATCGGCTGGACCAGAATGTCAACGAGGCCATGCCTTCCCTCAAGATGACTCAAGATTACATCTTCTGA
- the lg22h5orf15 gene encoding keratinocyte-associated transmembrane protein 2 isoform X2, which translates to MATCRKMRRSWKIQCFVFILLQLFTPNCISAPPATQNVSLDPGVDDLEPLATASKDAETAIATGTTDGKADTVTSDNAATVMKAVTADAKDAAAPPIKDAAAPPIKDAAAPPIKDAAAPPIKDAAAPPIKDAAAPPIKDAAAPPIKDAAAPPIKDAAAPPIKDAAATPSKDAAATPSKDAAATPSKDAAATPIEDTPIDGVIARDDAPYTKGEVIDESTAIIAETTVGKYAITADKNKTKFDKSGLTPEKLPPKPADSDADAAITAAPATSTTTVKAPEPAKPILEKPSPASNTKLVGPMDATEDEQESDQVPINTLESQTETDMYNRENEEEGGEDYDMEPAVKVPLDQDRNQNFGGQDLNEENDDGMVDADDDQVVLSPAKSAGKIDVRMKDTNIYTTQDEDSHFFFHLVILAFLVTIVYITYHNKRKIFLLAQSRRWRDGLCSRNNVEYHRLDQNVNEAMPSLKMTQDYIF; encoded by the exons ATGGCGACTTGCAGGAAGATGAGACGTAGCTGGAAAATTCAATGTTTCGTGTTTATCTTGTTACAACTGTTTACTCCCAACTGTATTTCGGCTCCGCCGGCAACCCAAAACG TTTCTCTGGATCCAGGAGTTGATGATTTAGAACCTTTGGCAACAGCCAGCAAGGATGCAGAAACAGCCATCGCCACTGGTACAACAGACGGCAAAGCAGACACAGTAACCAGTGACAATGCTGCAACAGTAATGAAGGCTGTAACAGCAGATGCAAAGGACGCTGCCGCCCCACCCATCAAGGACGCTGCCGCCCCACCCATCAAGGACGCTGCCGCCCCACCCATCAAGGACGCTGCCGCCCCACCCATCAAGGACGCTGCCGCCCCACCCATCAAGGACGCTGCCGCCCCACCCATCAAGGACGCTGCCGCCCCACCCATCAAGGACGCTGCCGCCCCACCCATCAAGGACGCTGCCGCCCCACCCATCAAGGACGCTGCCGCCACACCCAGCAAGGACGCTGCCGCCACACCCAGCAAGGACGCTGCCGCCACACCCAGCAAGGACGCTGCCGCCACACCTATAGAAGACACACCTATCGATGGTGTAATAGCACGTGATGATGCACCATACACCAAAGGGGAGGTTATAGATGAATCCACTGCCATTATTGCTGAAACAACTGTTGGCAAGTATGCAATAACTGCAGACAAGAACAAAACCAAATTTGATAAATCAGGACTGACTCCTGAAAAATTACCTCCCAAACCTGCTGATTCAGATGCTGATGCTGCCATAACTGCAGCTCCagccaccagcaccaccacagtCAAAGCCCCAGAGCCTGCCAAGCCCATCCTGGAGAAACCAAGCCCTGCCTCTAACACCAAGCTCGTCGGCCCCATGGACGCAACAGAGGATGAGCAAGAGAGCGATCAAGTGCCTATCAACACCCTGGAGTCCCAGACCGAGACAGACATGTACAACAGAGAAAATGAGGAAGAAGGTGGTGAAGACTATGACATGGAACCAGCTGTTAAGGTCCCTCTGGACCAGGACCGGAACCAGAACTTTGGCGGCCAAGACCTCAACGAAGAGAACGATGACGGCATGGTGGACGCCGACGATGACCAGGTGGTGCTCAGCCCAGCAAAGAGTGCTGGCAAGATAGATGTACGTATGAAGGACACCAACATCTACACCACCCAGGACGAGGACTCCCACTTCTTCTTCCACCTGGTCATCCTGGCCTTCCTTGTGACCATTGTATACATCACCTACCACAACAAGAGGAAG atcttCCTGCTAGCCCAGAGTCGGCGCTGGAGGGACGGCCTGTGTTCTCGCAACAATGTGGAGTATCATCGGCTGGACCAGAATGTCAACGAGGCCATGCCTTCCCTCAAGATGACTCAAGATTACATCTTCTGA
- the LOC115105281 gene encoding voltage-dependent anion-selective channel protein 1-like has protein sequence MAVPPTYVDLGKSAKDVFTKGYGFGLIKLDLKTKSDNGLEFTSTGSANTETSKVAGTLETKYKWAEHGLTFTEKWNTDNTLGTEITLEDQLTKGLKLTFDSSFSPNTGKKSGKIKTGYKREHINLGCDVDYDINGTAVHGMAVVGYEGWLAGYQMTFEAGKNRVTQSNFAVGYKTDEFQLHTNVNDGTEFGGSIYQKVNDQLETAVNLAWTAGNSNTHFGIAAKYQIDADASFSARVNNSSLVGLGYTQTLKPGIKLTLSALLDGKNINTGGHKLGLGLEFEA, from the exons atGGCCGTTCCTCCTACCTATGTTGACCTTGGCAAGTCCGCCAAGGATGTCTTTACCAAGGGATACG GTTTTGGTCTCATCAAGCTGGACTTGAAAACAAAGTCAGATAATGGACTG GAGTTCACCAGCACGGGCTCTGCCAACACCGAGACCAGCAAAGTGGCCGGCACCCTGGAGACCAAGTACAAGTGGGCCGAACACGGACTGACCTTCACTGAGAAGTGGAACACCGACAACACTCTGGGCACTGAGATCACTCTGGAGGACCAG TTGACCAAAGGGCTTAAACTGACGTTTGATTCCTCCTTCTCGCCAAACACTGG CAAGAAGAGTGGTAAGATCAAGACTGGCTACAAGAGGGAGCACATCAACCTGGGGTGTGATGTGGACTACGACATTAACGGGACGGCTGTGCACGGCATGGCGGTGGTGGGCTACGAGGGCTGGCTGGCCGGCTACCAGATGACCTTCGAGGCCGGGAAGAACAGGGTCACCCAGAGCAACTTCGCCGTGGGCTACAAGACCGACGAGTTCCAGCTCCACACAAATGT AAATGACGGCACCGAGTTCGGGGGCTCCATCTACCAGAAGGTGAACGACCAGCTGGAGACAGCAGTCAACCTGGCCTGGACCGCTGGCAACAGCAACACCCACTTTGGCATTGCAGCCAAGTACCAGATTGATGCCGACGCATCTTTCTCG GCCAGAGTGAACAACTCTAGCCTTGTGGGCCTAGGATATACTCAGACTCTGAAGCCTG GCATTAAGCTGACCCTTTCTGCTCTCCTGGATGGGAAAAACATTAACACCGGTGGGCACAAGCTCGGCCTTGGCCTAGAGTTTGAGGCATAA